One window of Pseudomonadota bacterium genomic DNA carries:
- the rbfA gene encoding 30S ribosome-binding factor RbfA, giving the protein MRQGAQFDRAERVADAIRKLVSEALIMEVSDPRVRGAQITRVRMTRDLRIARVYYHLSPSTEQRRATMARGFKSVAGFIRKRIGDEMSLKFTPEVEFYYDESVDLGERIDRLMAGERGEGRDE; this is encoded by the coding sequence ATGAGGCAGGGCGCTCAATTCGACAGGGCGGAGAGGGTTGCGGACGCGATCAGGAAGCTTGTTTCGGAGGCGCTGATCATGGAGGTCTCCGACCCGAGGGTCAGGGGCGCGCAGATCACGCGCGTGCGCATGACCCGGGATCTGCGCATCGCCAGGGTCTACTACCACCTGAGCCCCTCGACCGAGCAGCGGCGCGCCACGATGGCCAGGGGTTTCAAAAGCGTCGCGGGCTTCATCAGGAAGCGCATCGGCGACGAGATGTCGCTCAAGTTCACGCCCGAGGTGGAGTTCTACTACGACGAGTCGGTGGACCTCGGGGAGAGGATCGACAGGCTCATGGCCGGCGAGAGGGGGGAGGGACGCGATGAATGA